A window from Patescibacteria group bacterium encodes these proteins:
- the mltG gene encoding endolytic transglycosylase MltG, which produces MRIRTYKEKLQTEIRKAIDAYFKSDHPRHVRVVSTAAISLFVLFVISYHALFTPPRNFPVGGLISIEKGETLDEIAKLFVEKGVIRSPFLFKSFVIILAGDRGSLSGDYFFEIPFDSWQMATHVTRGEFGLDPVRVTIPEGFTVTDIARKLSGSLPSFNEAEFIRLAKDEEGYLFPDTYFFLPNIKPANIIRDMKDNFSQKTAILRDTLEASGKTPREVITMASIIEKEAITPSDKRLVSGILWKRIDIGMPLQVDAPFAYAINKSTFELTLDDLALDSPYNTYKNPGLPAGPIANPGLESILAALEPEKSSYLFYLSDKKSTIHYSATFEEHKRNKSLFLN; this is translated from the coding sequence ATGAGGATAAGAACATATAAAGAAAAATTACAAACGGAGATACGGAAGGCAATTGACGCGTATTTCAAAAGCGATCACCCGAGGCACGTTCGCGTGGTCTCCACGGCGGCAATATCCCTGTTCGTACTGTTCGTGATCTCGTATCACGCGCTTTTTACGCCACCTCGGAACTTTCCCGTAGGCGGTCTTATCTCCATTGAAAAAGGGGAGACACTGGATGAAATTGCAAAATTGTTCGTGGAAAAAGGAGTGATACGCTCACCATTTTTGTTCAAGTCTTTTGTTATTATACTTGCCGGGGACAGGGGCTCGCTTTCCGGCGATTACTTTTTTGAGATCCCTTTTGATTCATGGCAAATGGCGACACATGTTACCCGCGGAGAATTCGGACTTGATCCTGTGCGCGTTACCATTCCGGAGGGGTTTACCGTTACTGATATTGCAAGGAAGCTCAGTGGATCACTGCCGTCATTTAATGAGGCGGAATTTATCAGATTGGCGAAAGATGAGGAAGGGTACCTATTCCCCGATACCTATTTTTTCCTGCCGAACATTAAACCGGCCAATATCATACGCGACATGAAAGACAACTTTTCTCAAAAAACGGCAATACTCCGTGACACATTGGAAGCATCAGGGAAGACTCCCCGAGAAGTAATTACCATGGCTTCCATCATTGAAAAAGAAGCGATTACTCCCAGCGATAAAAGACTCGTTTCAGGTATACTTTGGAAGCGCATTGATATCGGCATGCCGCTTCAGGTTGACGCGCCGTTTGCCTATGCGATCAACAAAAGTACTTTTGAGCTCACCTTGGACGATCTGGCATTAGATTCCCCATATAATACGTACAAAAACCCCGGATTGCCTGCGGGACCTATCGCAAATCCGGGGTTGGAATCAATTCTTGCCGCGTTGGAACCGGAAAAATCTTCGTATCTTTTCTATCTTTCCGATAAAAAGAGCACCATTCATTACTCGGCGACATTTGAAGAACATAAGAGAAACAAGAGCTTATTCCTTAACTGA
- a CDS encoding sigma factor-like helix-turn-helix DNA-binding protein — MTVITFKPKQVSNRLLSVLPERTRDILVQRYGLSDGERSTLEAIGQTYGITRERVRQIENFALNTIRKSDTYQKETPAFEELKNVVISLGGVVAEDDLLSHVTKDPNTQNHVHLFLVLGDTFQRQKEDEQFKHRWVVDNTVAQKVHQSLQRLHEGLSDEDLISESEIISRFLGYLKDVSEEYKNEEIAKRWLSISKKVQKNPLGEWGIAESPNIKARGMRDYAFLVIRRHGNPMHFTEVAKEIEKSFGKKAHVATCHNELIKDPRFVLVGRGLYALSSWGYSSGIVRDVIADILKKNGPLPKQDIVDKVLKERYVKPNTIVVNLQDVKYFKKNKDGSYTLV, encoded by the coding sequence ATGACGGTAATCACATTCAAACCAAAGCAGGTTTCCAACAGACTCCTTTCCGTATTGCCGGAGAGAACCAGGGATATATTAGTTCAGCGTTACGGCCTTTCTGATGGAGAAAGATCCACACTTGAAGCGATCGGGCAAACCTACGGTATTACCCGTGAACGGGTGCGACAAATTGAAAATTTCGCGCTCAATACGATCCGGAAATCCGACACGTATCAAAAAGAAACTCCCGCATTTGAAGAATTGAAGAATGTTGTTATTTCACTCGGTGGGGTGGTTGCCGAGGATGATCTGTTGTCTCATGTCACCAAAGACCCGAACACGCAAAACCACGTACACCTTTTTCTTGTTTTGGGGGATACCTTCCAGCGCCAAAAAGAGGATGAGCAATTCAAGCACCGATGGGTTGTGGACAACACTGTGGCGCAAAAGGTGCATCAATCATTACAACGTCTGCATGAGGGTCTCTCAGATGAAGATCTCATCTCCGAAAGCGAAATAATTTCACGATTTTTGGGATACCTGAAAGATGTCTCCGAAGAATATAAGAACGAAGAAATCGCAAAGCGATGGCTTTCCATTTCTAAAAAGGTGCAGAAAAATCCACTGGGGGAATGGGGTATTGCGGAGTCGCCAAACATCAAAGCGCGCGGTATGCGTGATTACGCCTTTCTGGTTATCAGGCGCCATGGCAACCCAATGCATTTTACCGAGGTGGCAAAAGAAATTGAAAAATCCTTTGGGAAAAAAGCTCACGTGGCAACCTGTCACAATGAACTTATCAAGGACCCTCGTTTTGTACTTGTAGGGCGAGGTTTGTACGCCCTTTCTTCATGGGGATATTCCAGCGGTATCGTTCGCGATGTCATTGCCGACATTCTCAAAAAGAACGGCCCGCTCCCCAAACAGGATATCGTAGATAAGGTACTCAAAGAACGCTACGTAAAGCCGAATACCATTGTTGTTAATCTTCAAGACGTTAAGTATTTCAAAAAGAACAAGGACGGATCTTATACATTGGTGTAA
- a CDS encoding DUF5671 domain-containing protein has protein sequence MEPAITQKPRTTPKDFFLHLGAIVALYISIISVLTLLFEIINQLYPQPFGYTDPYASGVSLAMSMLIVAFPLYVLFMRVISGVERSSPEKRELSVRKWLIYLTLFLAGVVIAVDLIVLLQKFFAGEEITIAFALKVLSIVVVLVAVFGYYLYDIKHDQGEGAKIRRLSAYGAGAFAILAIAIGFLVMGSPYTQREKRFDADRVTDLQSIQYQVVYYWQSKEKLPVTLDDLKDPISGFVLPMDPATDASYEYVLTGELSFQLCATFTRETPTGVSLQEYTTPQAYPYKNGLNENWQHGVGRVCFDRTIDPELYPPRSVTEKNIPASR, from the coding sequence ATGGAACCAGCAATTACGCAAAAACCTAGAACGACACCGAAGGACTTCTTTCTTCATTTGGGCGCGATTGTGGCGCTGTATATAAGCATCATAAGCGTTCTTACGCTCCTGTTTGAGATTATTAACCAGCTCTATCCTCAGCCGTTTGGATACACGGACCCTTACGCGAGCGGCGTCTCCTTGGCGATGTCGATGCTTATCGTCGCGTTCCCGCTATACGTTCTTTTTATGCGTGTCATTTCCGGTGTAGAGAGATCTTCCCCTGAAAAACGCGAGCTTTCGGTGCGCAAGTGGCTTATCTATCTCACGCTTTTTCTCGCGGGAGTAGTTATCGCAGTTGATCTTATCGTGCTTCTACAAAAATTCTTCGCGGGGGAAGAAATCACCATTGCGTTTGCTCTGAAAGTCCTTTCTATCGTTGTTGTCCTTGTGGCGGTATTCGGCTACTATCTCTACGACATTAAACACGATCAAGGCGAGGGAGCGAAAATACGAAGACTCTCCGCATATGGCGCCGGTGCTTTCGCTATTCTTGCGATTGCAATCGGATTTTTAGTGATGGGGTCGCCTTACACACAGAGAGAAAAGCGCTTTGACGCGGATCGCGTGACTGACCTTCAAAGCATTCAATATCAAGTTGTTTATTATTGGCAAAGCAAAGAAAAATTGCCGGTAACACTTGACGATCTCAAGGATCCGATAAGCGGCTTTGTCCTTCCTATGGATCCGGCAACTGACGCTTCCTACGAATACGTGCTGACAGGGGAACTCTCATTCCAATTGTGCGCAACATTCACCAGAGAAACACCGACAGGCGTAAGCTTACAAGAATACACTACCCCGCAGGCGTATCCGTATAAAAACGGGCTCAATGAAAATTGGCAACATGGAGTGGGGAGAGTATGTTTTGACCGTACTATTGATCCGGAGCTGTATCCTCCGCGGAGCGTGACGGAAAAAAATATTCCGGCGAGCAGGTGA
- a CDS encoding PD-(D/E)XK nuclease family protein has translation MSQYYNPKRTRNIFDPKSSEPFRLSRSKIDRFLECPRCFYLDRRLGVDRPPGFPFSLNSAVDKLLKKEFDMHRVKKTAHPLMTEYGIDAIPYSNPDLDKWRENFVGVQYLHEPTNFIITGAIDDVWVNPTGELIVVDYKATSKEAQVSLDADWQIGYKRQMEVYQWLLRRNGFTVSSRGYFVYCNGDADKETFDGKLEFDITVLPYDGNDDWIEKTIKEARVCLDKSVLPEADAQCDYCRYRDAVATVSQKQSPKQSSLL, from the coding sequence ATGTCACAGTACTATAATCCCAAACGCACAAGAAATATCTTTGATCCGAAAAGTTCCGAACCATTCCGCTTGAGCCGTTCAAAAATTGACCGGTTTCTGGAATGCCCCAGATGTTTTTATCTGGACAGACGGCTCGGCGTAGACAGACCGCCGGGATTCCCTTTTTCCCTGAACTCCGCCGTAGACAAGCTCTTGAAAAAGGAGTTTGACATGCATCGCGTGAAAAAAACCGCGCATCCGCTCATGACGGAATACGGTATTGACGCAATACCCTACAGTAATCCTGATCTGGACAAATGGCGGGAAAATTTCGTAGGCGTGCAATATCTTCATGAGCCGACCAACTTCATCATAACGGGAGCGATTGATGATGTGTGGGTGAATCCAACAGGGGAGCTCATTGTGGTGGACTATAAAGCAACCAGCAAAGAAGCACAGGTAAGCCTGGACGCCGACTGGCAGATCGGCTACAAACGCCAGATGGAAGTGTATCAATGGCTCTTGCGCCGAAACGGTTTCACTGTTTCCAGCAGGGGATACTTTGTCTATTGCAACGGCGACGCGGACAAAGAAACATTTGACGGGAAGTTGGAATTTGATATTACCGTACTGCCGTATGACGGGAACGACGACTGGATAGAAAAGACAATCAAAGAAGCGCGGGTTTGTTTGGACAAGAGCGTGTTGCCCGAAGCCGACGCGCAATGCGATTATTGCCGCTATCGCGACGCAGTAGCGACCGTATCACAAAAACAATCTCCAAAACAATCTTCGCTTTTATAG
- a CDS encoding EamA family transporter, which produces MWLFYALLSALTAALVAIFAKLGLKDLDSILATTIRGIIMASFLVVVSLFLKKFDGFSLASLNQKEWLLITLAGISGALSWLFYFFALQKGDATGVVAIDKLSIVFVVLLAAIFLSEGIGWKSAAGALLMVGGAILIAF; this is translated from the coding sequence ATGTGGCTTTTTTACGCACTTCTTTCCGCATTGACCGCCGCGCTTGTCGCGATTTTTGCGAAGCTCGGCCTTAAAGACCTTGATTCTATTCTCGCGACGACCATTCGCGGAATTATCATGGCATCATTCCTTGTGGTGGTCAGCTTATTCTTGAAAAAATTTGACGGATTTTCTCTGGCATCACTGAATCAAAAGGAATGGCTTTTGATAACCCTTGCGGGTATTTCCGGCGCGCTTTCGTGGCTCTTCTACTTTTTCGCATTGCAAAAGGGCGACGCTACCGGCGTGGTGGCCATTGATAAATTGAGTATCGTGTTTGTCGTCCTTCTTGCCGCAATATTTCTTTCCGAAGGCATTGGCTGGAAGTCCGCCGCAGGCGCTCTTCTTATGGTGGGGGGCGCGATCCTTATCGCGTTCTAG
- the mnmA gene encoding tRNA 2-thiouridine(34) synthase MnmA: MSPTSKNTKKKTKVFVGLSGGVDSSVAAALLQKEEFDVTGVFIKVWQPPFLPCTWREEQRDAMRVAAHLDIPFYTFDFEKEYKKEVVDYMIGEYKEGRVPNPDVMCNKNIKFGAFLDKALAMGADLIAMGHYARIKRMGEGSGEKKEAPEHLLLKGVDENKDQSYFLWTLTEKQLAQTLFPIGGYKKSEVREMAEKFGLPTAQKKDSQGLCFIGKVEMKDFLKHYIDEKPGDAIDTKGTVIGRHEGAWFYTIGQRHGFMIAKKSAHELPYYVIGKDIRANTITVANQQIEEGFAKREVILKDVNWNYATPQKGKNYQARTRYRQVLQACEMLPLGNETQVVFAVPQNVAPGQSLVLYDDDQCLGGGIIA; encoded by the coding sequence ATGTCGCCTACGAGCAAAAATACAAAGAAAAAAACAAAAGTTTTCGTCGGTCTCTCGGGAGGAGTGGACTCTTCGGTAGCGGCGGCGCTCCTCCAAAAAGAAGAGTTTGATGTCACAGGGGTGTTCATCAAGGTATGGCAGCCGCCGTTTTTGCCATGCACATGGCGAGAGGAACAGAGAGACGCGATGCGCGTTGCCGCCCACTTGGACATTCCATTTTACACATTTGATTTTGAAAAAGAATATAAAAAAGAAGTTGTAGACTACATGATTGGTGAATACAAAGAAGGAAGGGTGCCGAACCCCGATGTCATGTGCAATAAGAATATAAAGTTTGGCGCTTTTTTGGACAAGGCGCTTGCAATGGGGGCGGATCTTATTGCCATGGGACACTATGCGCGCATCAAACGAATGGGAGAGGGAAGCGGAGAAAAAAAGGAGGCGCCAGAGCATCTCTTGCTTAAAGGGGTTGATGAGAATAAAGACCAATCCTATTTTCTTTGGACACTGACAGAAAAGCAATTGGCGCAGACGCTATTTCCGATCGGGGGATATAAAAAATCGGAAGTAAGAGAGATGGCGGAAAAATTTGGGCTCCCCACGGCGCAAAAAAAAGACAGCCAAGGACTTTGTTTTATCGGCAAAGTGGAAATGAAAGATTTTTTGAAGCACTATATTGACGAGAAACCGGGCGATGCTATTGATACAAAAGGGACTGTTATCGGTCGCCACGAGGGGGCGTGGTTTTATACGATCGGACAGAGACATGGGTTTATGATCGCTAAAAAAAGCGCGCACGAACTCCCATACTATGTCATTGGAAAAGATATTCGGGCGAACACGATCACCGTGGCCAATCAGCAGATAGAGGAAGGTTTTGCGAAAAGGGAAGTTATCTTGAAAGACGTCAACTGGAATTACGCGACACCTCAAAAAGGAAAAAACTATCAAGCGAGGACCAGATACAGACAAGTATTGCAAGCATGTGAGATGCTCCCTTTGGGGAATGAGACGCAAGTGGTGTTTGCTGTGCCGCAAAATGTCGCACCGGGACAATCCTTAGTGTTGTACGATGATGATCAGTGCTTGGGAGGAGGTATTATCGCATAG
- a CDS encoding GGDEF domain-containing protein, translating to MFIEWFLRLFPQYRELGRKLKELDSLAHEDVLTGIWNRNGFKRLVEPILETMERQNGYQVRGGAVRDVSLVFIDLDKFKPINDTFGHEVGDQVLQRFAQFLKTSTRRVDIVGRWYQGDEFVIAFVGVNHQDALRHVEILKNKAKSSPMLTLQTPSGHSLQISASFGVVSVFQDPNWPIFDLLLLARKADVAMYKEKQAKGKT from the coding sequence ATGTTTATTGAATGGTTCTTACGGCTGTTCCCGCAGTATCGGGAGCTTGGAAGAAAGTTAAAAGAACTGGATTCACTTGCTCATGAAGATGTGCTGACGGGGATTTGGAACAGAAATGGCTTCAAGAGGCTCGTGGAGCCAATCCTTGAGACCATGGAACGCCAGAATGGCTATCAAGTCCGTGGAGGCGCGGTTCGCGACGTTTCGCTGGTGTTTATTGATCTTGATAAATTCAAGCCGATCAACGACACGTTCGGCCACGAAGTTGGCGACCAAGTCCTGCAGCGATTTGCTCAGTTTTTGAAAACGAGCACGCGAAGAGTTGATATTGTGGGTCGGTGGTATCAAGGAGATGAATTTGTTATTGCCTTTGTCGGGGTAAATCATCAAGACGCCCTCCGACATGTAGAGATACTCAAAAACAAAGCGAAATCGTCTCCAATGCTCACCCTTCAAACACCGTCCGGACACAGTCTCCAGATAAGCGCATCATTCGGTGTCGTATCCGTGTTTCAGGATCCCAATTGGCCAATCTTTGATCTTCTGCTACTTGCCAGAAAAGCTGATGTAGCGATGTACAAAGAAAAACAGGCAAAAGGGAAAACGTAA
- a CDS encoding 3'-5' exonuclease, with protein sequence MKERNLAFIDLETTGLELKRHEIIEIGCIVARQIQREPGEKGGASLQVIEEFEIKVKPEHFETADPVSLEINGYREDDWKDALSLSAAMQIVAEKTKEANIVAHNVAFDWMFLEKAFEETGVKNMMHYHKLDTIPIAFAKLYDVPEVQKFSLRSLCEYYGIENKKAHTALSDARATYELYRRLMNA encoded by the coding sequence ATGAAAGAACGCAACTTGGCATTCATTGATTTGGAGACCACAGGTCTGGAACTTAAACGACATGAAATTATTGAGATCGGCTGCATTGTCGCGCGGCAAATCCAGAGAGAACCCGGAGAAAAGGGCGGAGCATCTCTCCAGGTCATTGAAGAATTTGAAATAAAAGTAAAACCCGAACATTTTGAAACGGCGGATCCGGTAAGTCTTGAGATCAACGGCTATCGTGAGGATGATTGGAAGGATGCTCTCTCCCTTTCTGCCGCGATGCAAATAGTGGCCGAGAAGACCAAAGAGGCAAACATTGTTGCGCACAATGTCGCGTTTGACTGGATGTTTCTTGAAAAAGCGTTTGAGGAAACGGGCGTAAAAAACATGATGCATTACCACAAATTGGACACTATCCCGATCGCGTTTGCAAAACTCTACGACGTGCCTGAAGTACAAAAATTTTCTCTCCGATCGCTCTGTGAATATTACGGCATTGAAAACAAAAAAGCTCATACGGCCCTCTCGGATGCGAGAGCGACGTATGAGCTGTATCGGCGACTTATGAACGCGTAG
- the leuS gene encoding leucine--tRNA ligase, protein MKSYDHKKIEKKWQKKWEEGGLYHAGEDSRKPKQYVLGMFPYPSGDGLHVGHVLGYTATDIYSRYKRMGGFDVLQPMGWDAFGLPAENYAIKTGTHPRETTDTAINNFRKQIKSLGLSYDWTREIGTHTPEYYKWTQWFFLLLYKNNLAYKARAHVNWCDSCKTVLANEQVENGLCERCKNQVIQKDLEQWFFKITDFTEDLINGLDTVNWPQSTIINQRNWIGKSEGSEIGFKIKDTKHTIQVFTTRADTLFGATYLVLAPEHEEITHFKEQITNWEEVEKYIEDVKKKTELERMAEGKDLPTGKAGKTGVPLKGIKAINPANSEEVPIFIADYVLAHYGTGAIMAVPAHDERDFEFAKKFNITVKEVIQGGDLSKGAYMGSGTLINSGTFNGVGSVDAKKAITEFVGGKMKTTYKLRDWLISRQRYWGAPIPVVYDPQGTPHGIPEEHLPWQLPTDVEFKPTGVSPLSQSKELKDRTEKIFGKGWTPEVDTLDTFVCSSWYYFRFADPHNSNAFASKEALKRFLPVDMYVGGAEHTVLHLLYARFFTKVLHKLGYISFTEPFATLRHQGMILATDGRKMSKSFGNVVNPDDVVETFGADSVRMYEMFMGSLEDAKPWKTDNIIGIRRFLEKVWRLQLKVQEEASKTEDSTVEATLHKTIKKVSDDIETFGFNTAISQMMICVNTFEKQGTIDRENFKILLKLLAPFAPHITEELWEMLEHTGSIHLEEWPTYDKKKIRDETFVIAVQINGKVRDTFEISADLDEEQVKVRATSLESVRKWTEGKEIKKFIYVKNKLVSIVV, encoded by the coding sequence ATGAAGTCTTACGACCACAAAAAGATAGAAAAAAAATGGCAAAAGAAATGGGAGGAGGGCGGTTTATATCACGCCGGTGAAGATTCTCGTAAACCGAAACAATACGTGCTGGGCATGTTTCCCTATCCTTCGGGAGATGGTTTGCATGTAGGGCACGTTCTAGGATATACGGCGACGGACATATATAGCCGATATAAAAGGATGGGGGGTTTTGATGTGTTGCAACCAATGGGGTGGGATGCATTCGGATTGCCTGCGGAAAACTATGCTATTAAAACCGGTACCCATCCGCGCGAAACGACCGATACGGCGATTAACAACTTTCGCAAGCAAATAAAATCACTCGGTCTTTCATATGATTGGACGCGAGAAATAGGAACGCACACGCCGGAATATTATAAATGGACACAGTGGTTTTTCCTGCTTTTATATAAAAATAACCTCGCATACAAAGCACGAGCGCACGTGAATTGGTGTGATTCGTGCAAAACGGTTCTGGCAAACGAACAGGTAGAGAACGGTCTGTGCGAGCGTTGTAAAAATCAAGTGATCCAAAAAGATCTGGAGCAGTGGTTTTTTAAGATCACCGATTTCACGGAAGATTTGATAAACGGTCTTGATACGGTGAATTGGCCGCAATCAACGATAATCAATCAGAGAAATTGGATAGGGAAGTCGGAAGGATCGGAGATCGGATTCAAAATTAAAGATACGAAGCATACGATACAAGTATTCACTACGCGCGCTGACACGCTTTTTGGCGCAACATACCTCGTGCTTGCGCCGGAGCACGAGGAAATAACACATTTCAAAGAACAAATCACAAATTGGGAAGAAGTGGAAAAATATATTGAGGATGTGAAGAAAAAAACCGAGCTTGAGCGCATGGCGGAGGGGAAAGACCTGCCTACCGGCAAGGCGGGGAAAACGGGAGTTCCCTTAAAAGGAATCAAAGCGATCAATCCGGCGAATAGCGAGGAAGTCCCTATTTTTATCGCCGACTACGTACTGGCGCACTATGGCACTGGGGCGATCATGGCCGTGCCTGCGCACGATGAGCGCGATTTTGAATTCGCGAAAAAATTTAACATTACCGTTAAAGAAGTAATTCAAGGTGGTGACCTAAGTAAGGGGGCGTATATGGGGAGCGGAACTCTGATTAATTCGGGGACGTTCAACGGAGTGGGCAGTGTTGATGCAAAAAAGGCAATCACGGAATTTGTGGGCGGGAAAATGAAAACGACATACAAACTTCGCGACTGGCTCATTTCACGACAAAGGTATTGGGGAGCACCTATTCCTGTCGTCTATGACCCACAGGGTACACCGCATGGAATTCCCGAGGAACACCTGCCGTGGCAGTTGCCTACAGATGTGGAATTTAAACCGACGGGCGTATCGCCACTCTCGCAATCCAAAGAACTCAAAGACCGCACGGAAAAAATATTCGGAAAAGGATGGACACCCGAAGTGGACACCTTAGACACGTTCGTATGTTCCAGCTGGTATTATTTCCGCTTCGCCGACCCGCACAACAGTAATGCTTTTGCTTCAAAGGAAGCGCTGAAACGCTTTCTTCCTGTTGATATGTACGTAGGCGGTGCCGAGCACACGGTACTTCACTTGCTCTATGCGCGTTTTTTTACAAAAGTACTTCATAAACTCGGATATATATCATTCACAGAACCTTTCGCAACCCTCCGACACCAAGGAATGATACTTGCCACTGATGGAAGAAAAATGAGTAAAAGTTTTGGCAATGTGGTAAATCCGGATGACGTCGTAGAAACTTTCGGCGCGGATTCAGTCCGTATGTATGAAATGTTTATGGGATCGCTTGAAGATGCAAAACCGTGGAAAACGGATAACATTATCGGCATAAGAAGATTTTTGGAGAAAGTGTGGAGATTGCAGTTAAAAGTGCAAGAGGAAGCGTCAAAAACAGAAGATAGTACGGTAGAAGCGACACTGCACAAAACGATAAAAAAAGTGTCAGACGACATTGAAACATTCGGGTTCAACACGGCGATCTCGCAGATGATGATTTGTGTAAATACTTTTGAAAAACAGGGAACGATCGATAGGGAAAATTTCAAAATCTTACTGAAGCTCCTCGCCCCTTTCGCGCCACACATTACGGAGGAATTATGGGAAATGCTCGAGCATACCGGATCAATTCATTTGGAAGAATGGCCAACATACGACAAGAAGAAGATAAGAGACGAAACGTTTGTTATTGCCGTTCAAATAAACGGGAAAGTGCGCGACACATTTGAGATATCCGCTGACCTGGACGAAGAGCAGGTAAAAGTACGCGCGACTTCTCTTGAAAGTGTCCGCAAATGGACCGAAGGCAAAGAGATCAAGAAATTTATCTATGTAAAAAATAAATTAGTGAGCATTGTGGTCTGA
- the ychF gene encoding redox-regulated ATPase YchF: protein MSLSIGIVGLPNVGKSTLFNALTQKAVPAENYPFCTIDPSVGVVAVPDERLAKLSEFSKSAKTIPAAIEFVDIAGLVKGAAEGEGLGNQFLSNIREVDAIAEVVRIFEDSNVTHVEGEIDPSRDIEIINLELILADMQTLGKRLGNIERDVKRGDKAAALEKEVLKKVEKTLEEGKLANSVSLGEKEKEAIQSMHLLTMKPILYILNKKSGGKNLDETNDERYQKLLALFKEIGAQYVVVDAGIEHELSGIEGEDRAVFRKELGAEEGSDGIDMLIRGSYELLGLITYFTTGEDETRGWTIKKDSAAPVAGMAIHTDFRDKFIRAEVINWQDLLSAGSMGKAREQGLLRTEGKEYVVKDGDVVEFKI from the coding sequence ATGTCGCTTTCTATTGGAATTGTAGGATTACCGAATGTCGGGAAATCAACCCTCTTCAACGCGCTTACCCAAAAAGCGGTTCCCGCGGAGAATTATCCGTTTTGCACCATTGATCCGTCGGTCGGTGTTGTCGCTGTGCCGGATGAGCGATTGGCTAAACTTTCGGAATTTTCAAAGTCGGCGAAAACAATCCCCGCGGCGATTGAGTTTGTGGATATCGCTGGGCTTGTGAAAGGGGCCGCGGAAGGCGAAGGACTTGGCAACCAATTCCTTTCAAACATCAGAGAAGTGGACGCGATCGCCGAAGTGGTGCGTATCTTTGAAGATTCCAATGTGACGCACGTGGAGGGAGAAATAGACCCGTCTCGTGACATAGAGATCATCAATCTTGAGCTTATTCTCGCCGATATGCAAACACTCGGGAAGCGTCTTGGTAATATTGAACGAGACGTAAAGCGCGGCGATAAAGCGGCTGCTCTGGAGAAAGAGGTGCTCAAAAAAGTTGAAAAAACGCTGGAGGAAGGGAAGCTTGCCAATTCGGTTTCTTTGGGGGAAAAAGAGAAGGAGGCTATTCAGAGTATGCATCTTCTCACCATGAAACCGATCCTTTATATTTTGAACAAAAAGTCCGGAGGAAAAAATTTGGATGAGACGAATGATGAACGATATCAAAAACTTTTAGCGCTTTTTAAGGAAATTGGCGCTCAGTACGTGGTGGTTGATGCCGGCATTGAACATGAGCTCTCGGGTATTGAAGGAGAAGATCGCGCGGTGTTCAGAAAAGAACTTGGCGCAGAGGAAGGCAGTGACGGCATTGATATGCTCATACGCGGAAGCTATGAGTTGCTCGGACTGATCACCTATTTTACGACCGGGGAAGATGAGACGAGAGGCTGGACCATCAAAAAAGACTCCGCGGCGCCAGTGGCGGGTATGGCGATACACACCGATTTTCGCGATAAATTTATCCGCGCCGAAGTGATCAATTGGCAAGATCTTCTTTCTGCCGGGTCAATGGGGAAAGCCCGCGAGCAAGGACTACTTCGCACCGAAGGAAAAGAATACGTAGTGAAAGACGGAGACGTGGTGGAATTCAAGATCTAG